The nucleotide sequence TGTAGAGCATTTCGAAGCGGATGCGGGAGGCAATGAAGTCCCTCTCTTTCTCGAAATCCTCTTCCCCGAACTCGTCCAGATCGTATTCCTGCTTCCGCAAGAAACTCCGGAATTTGCGAGTCTCCTGCCGGTCTGCACGGTAGCTCAGGGCAATCTCCCCCTTGGGAAGCTCCTGCATTGCGTAGTGAAAAAACGAAGCCTTGCCACTTAGCACAAGTGCAAGGTCCGAGAAATCCCTCTCCTCTACCTTGAAATCAGGGTGAATGCCTCCGCCGCCGAGAACCTCTCTTCCCAGAGCCAAGGTGCTGAAACGCGGCAGGCTTTCCAGGGGCATGGACTCAAAGTGGGACTCCGGAAGACTGTCGGATTCCATGTCTCCCATCGATTCCATGAAGTCCTTGCTGTCGAATTTCTTGCGCTGGATGCATCGCCCGCTGGGCGTGTAGTAGTAGGAAGTGGTCAACTTGAGCGCACCGGTATCTTCCTGATTGTAGGTTCTGTCAGACACGGCCATGTCCGGGAAGAGGCGCTGCACGCTTCCCTTTCCAAAGGAATTGAGTCCCACTACCAGTCCCCGGTCCCAGTCCTGAAGGGCACCGGCCACAATCTCACTGGCAGAAGCGGAGGCCCCATTGATCATTACCAACAGGGGATAGTCCCTGGCAAAGGTCGCGCTCGTGCGGGCCACATAGTCGGTTCGGGGAACAGACTTGCCCATGGCGGAAACAATCAGCTGCCCACGGTCGAGGAAAAGGTCGCTCACCTGGCAGGCTGCGTCCAGAAGCCCTCCGGGATTGCTCCTCAGGTCGAGAATCATGCCCTTCAGTTTTGCCCGGGATTCCATCTCATGAATCGCCCGCTGGATTTCGCCGGCCGTCTTCTCCCCGAAGTTCGAACAGCGCAGGTAGGCGATGTCTCCTTCCAGAAGGAAGGTGTAGGGAACACTCTTCACCTTGATGATGTCCCGAGTGATATCAAAAGGAATGATCACCTCGATTCCGGGGCGACGAATGCCGATGTTTACCTGAGTTCCCTTGGGTCCCCGAAGCAGATCCACGGCGTCCTGGATCTTCCAGCCAAGGGTGTTTTCCCCCTCGATCTCCTCAATCCTGTCGCCCCCCCGTATGCCCAGACGGGCGGCAGGCGTGTCCTCGATGGGGCTGATGACTGTCGGATAGTCATCGCGAATTCCGATCTGGATGCCAAGTCCTCCGAACTCTCCCCTGGTGCGGATCGTGAGATTCTCGTAACTCTCGGGCTCCATTCGGGTGCTGAAAGCATCGAGTTGCTCGAACATGGCATCGATGGCCGCATCCACCAGTTCCCGGCTGTCCACTTCCTCGACGTAGTTGCCGAGAATTGCCCGATAGGCGTTGGAAAAACGCTCAAATTCGCGGAAGGCATCGGCCGCGGGGGCTTCCTTTCGGGGAAAACCGAAGGCGATGCTGGCAACCAGGCTGGCCGCAATCAGAACGGGGACGAGAAGATAGAGTCGTTTACGCATGGCACCCTTTCAAATGGTATCCCGTCAATCATAAGGGGGAATGGGGAAGGACGCAAGCGGCATGCTAGACGCGGGAATTCAGGAAACTCTCCAGCTCTGCGATGGCGATTGCTGCCACTTCTTCGGCACTCCTGCTTCCGTCCAGAATGCGAAAGCGCTCCGGGTTTCGTTTCGCTGCGTCCAGATAAGCCTCCCGAACCTTCCGATGAAAACTCATGGCCTCGTTTTCAATCCGGTCGCTTTCCCTTTGCCCGGGTCCACGGCGGAAGCCAAGATCAGGATCCACATCTATCAGAAAGCTCAGATCCGGAAAATGCTCCCCCACGGCTTCGCGATTCAGTCGATCCACCCTTTCATGCCCCAGTTCCCGGCCGCCTCCCTGATAGGCGACACTGGCATCGAGAAAGCGGTCGCTGATGACAACGCCGCCTTTCTTCAAATGAGGAAGGATGGTCTGCACCAGATTCTGCCGCCGGGAGGCAAGGTAGAGGAAGAGTTCGGTCAAGCCGTCCATCTCCCGGTGCTCATTGTCCAGAAGGATGTCCCTGATTGCTTCGGAGATCCCCGGCCCCCCGGGCTCCCGGGTGAGGAGCACCTCCTGCCCCCGGGATTCAAGATATTCCCGGAGATGCATCTTCAAAGTGCTCTTTCCGCTTCCCTCCCCTCCTTCAAGAGTGAGAAAGAAGCCGGGGGCATTCGGGCTATTCATGGTTTCTCACCAGCACATGTACCATCCTCTGAAGTGTCGTCAGCCAGGTAAGAAGAGCCATGATCCAGAGTACCCAGATCAGAAAGGGACGGTTCCAGACGGTCCAATCGGGGAAAAAGAGTGCGAGAATAAGAAGCACCACCCGCTCGGGCCTTTCCAGCAAGCCGACTTTTGCATCCAGACCGAGACCCTCGGCCCGGGCGCGGGCGTAGCTGGTCATCAGGGAGCCGCTCAGGGCGAGTACCACGAGAAACTGAAGAAAGGTCTGTCCCGCAAAAACCACCAGGAGACCGAGGAAAATTGCGATCTCCCCGAGGCGATCGAGGGTGGAATCCAGAAAGGCACCCTGCCTTGTTTCCCGCCCGCCGCTGCGAGCCATGCTTCCATCGAGGATGTCGCAGATTCCCCCGAAGAGCAGCAACCAGGCTGCCGAGATCATCTGCCCCCGGATAAGGGAATAGCCGGCGGCCAGCGAAAGAACCAGACCGATCATGGTCATGGCATTCGGCGTCAATCCGATGTGCAGGAGAAAACGGGCCAGAGGCTCGAGTGGAAATCGGACAGCGTTCTGGATACGGGTCTTGAGCATGATCCTCCTCAGAGGGGCAAAAGCTAGCGGAGGCTCTGCCTCAAGTCAAGTTGCCGGGCCCAACAGGAGAACGATCTCTCCTTTCAGGCGTCGCTCTTTCAGCATCCCGGACAGAGCCCGTGCAGAGTCCCGCAAAACCTCCTCGTGGATTTTGCTGATCTCGCGAACAATGGCCACTTCGCGATCCGGATAGAGTTCGGCCAGCGCGTCCACCGACTTCGCGATCCGGTGAGGAGACTCATAGAAAATCGTGGTGCGGCTCTCTGTGGCGAAGGACTCGAAAAGACGGAGCCGGGCACCGCTTTTGCGGGGTACAAATCCCTCAAAGGAGAAACGGTCGCAGGGGAGCCCGCTGAGCAGCAGAGCCGGAAGGATGGCCGAGGGACCGGGAAGAACCTCCACCGGAAGACCCGCCTCCCGAGCCGCTCGAAGTGCCCGAAAGCCGGGGTCGCTGATGCCGGGCATTCCCGCATCGCTGACCAGGGCAATGAGTTTTCCCTCTTTCAGGAGCTCCACAATCGCAAGGCTTTGGCGTGCCTCATTGTGTTCATGGAAACTCATCATCCGGGTGCTGATCCCATGATGCTTCAAAAGTCGCCCGGTGTGCCGGGTGTCTTCTGCCGCAATCCGGTCGGCTTCCGACAGAACTCTCAGAGCGCGAAGGGTAATGTCTTCCCGGTTTCCAAGAGGCGTGGGGACAAGAACGAGTTTCCCGCTCATCCGGTTCCCCAGTCGCGGGGATAGCGGAAATCCCGATCCACGGTGCGGCGGGAGATTTTCGCAACCACCGGCAGGCGGCGCTTGAACTGGCTGCGACGAATCATCTCCGTAACCCTCTCCACCAGAGCACGGTCAAAACCCTCCTCCACGCATTCTTCGGTATTGCGACGCTCATCGAGCATGAGGCGCAAAAGGGGATCCACCTCATCGTAGCTGAAACCCAGATCCTCTTCGTCACTTTGTCCCGCAAAGAGGTCGGCGCTCGGAGGCTTGTCCACGATTTCTGTGGGAACTCCAAGAAGGCGGGAGAGTTGTCTCACTTCGCTCTTGTAAAGATCGCCGATAGGGTTGACCGCGCTGGCCAGGTCGCCGAAGGCCGTGCCGTATCCAAGAAAGAGTTCGCTCTTGTTGCTGGTTCCCAGAACCAGCGCCCCCTTCTCGGCGGAGAGATCGTAGAGAATGCTCATCCGCTCACGGGCCATCTTGTTGCCTCGCCGGAGGGTGCTCGCATCCGGCTCGTTCTTGTAATAGGAATCGACCATGGGACTGATATCCACTTCCAGAAGCTCCAGACCCGTCGCCGAAGCCACCAGCCTTGCGTGCGAACGGCTCTCTTCGGAACTGCTTCGATAGGGCATGGAGACGGCCGTCACACGATCGACTCCGAGAGCCTCCACGGCCAGATAGGCCACCAGTGCCGAATCCAGGCCCCCGGAAAGCCCGAGAATACCCCGTTCCAGCCCGGTCCTTCCGATTTCACTCTGGAGGAAACGGATCAGAATCCGGTGAACGAGTTCATAGTCGATATCTGCGAAGGGAGTCCTCACTCCTCCTCCAGTCCTGCGCGCTTCTTGAGAATGCGCTCCAGATTTCGGTAGGTGGTTTCCGGAGACTCGTCCCGAAGAAGGGGAAACCGCTGCCGCGCCCTTCGAACATCTCCAAGATCGATGTCCGCAACAAGAAGAGCTTCCTCGTGCATGGGCGCCTCTGCGATCAGGGTGCCACCGGGACTCACCATGCGGCTTCCGCCCCAGTAACTGATTCCGTCCTCCACTCCCACACGATTGGAAAAGGCAATGAAGGAACCGTAGACACTGGCATCATGCAGCAGGCGCTGGTTCCAGAAGGCAGCCGAAGGAGGAAGATCCCCTTTTTCCACTCCGCGAACCGGACTGGCCGCGGAACAGATCATCCCCAAAGCACCATCGAGAAAGGCCAGATGGCTGAGCGAAGGATGCCAGAGATCCTCACAAACCGCCATGCTCATCCTGCCGAAGCGGGTATCGAAGGCCTCAATGCGCTGACCGCGGGCAAAGTAGCGCTGTTCCTCGAACATGCCGTAGGTGGGAAGGTAGACCTTCCGGTGAATATGAAGAACTTCGCCGCCGCTCATCCAGATCAGGCTGTTGGAGGGAAGAAAGTCCCGGGACTCCTCGACCAGACCGAAAACCAGGTCCATGTGACGGGAAGCTTCCCGCAGGGGATCAAGAAAAGAATCCTCCGGAGAGAGCGCGAGATCGGGAACCATGTCCTTGACGAGATAACCCGTCAGACTCAGTTCCGGAAATGCCAGCAGGTCGACACCTTTCGATGCCGCCTCTTCGATTCTGGCAAGGTGAAGATCCCGGTTCTTCTCCTGAAGCCCCAGGGCAGAATCCACTTGGGCAATTCCCATACGAAACTTCATGGGCGTCCCCCTTTCGGCAACAGTCTAGCGAAGGAGTGGGGCGCATGCAAGCGGCCGGGAATTGACAGCAGACCTTGATTTCCCATGCCCCCTTCCCTAATCTATCCCTCGGACCGAAACCTCCTAACCGAAGGAACATGATGAGAAAGACATTCTTGCTGCCCTTCCTGCTGCTCGCCCTCTTTGTGGCCAGTCCTTCCCTGGCCTATCAGGAACTTCCCAGTGTGGAGATCTCCCCCAGTCTGGGACTGCTCAAGTATGACTCCTCCCTTTCGAATTACGAAAGCACCCTCTCCTGGGGCCTTCGCGCGGACCTGCGTTTCGTTCCCTACTTTGGTTTTCAGGTTCACATGGCCCGCTCGACCATCGAGGGCGGCGGCCTTCCTTTTGGAATAGATGACTATGTCAGCCGGGTGCAGTTTGCCCTGACCCGGGATCTTCTTCCCATTCAGGGCTTCTTCATGCATCTGCTGGCGGGAGTGGGGAGCTTCAATCGCCACGAAAGCGGCGTCTATTCCAGTGACAAAAGTGTTCAACTGGGCATCGGCGTTCGACGGAACCTCTTCTCCGATCTATACTTGCGGGGAGATTGCGCCTGGAACGGGGTCTGGATGCCGGGAGAAACCACCGAGGATCTGGATCTCACCTCTCACTATGATCTGAGCGTCTCGCTCTCCTGGCTCTTCGACAACTAGGATTCTCCGAATTCACCGCCATGAAAAAGGCCCTCAAGGATGAGGGCCTTTTTCTCGTTTCGTCGGAAAAATCAGAATATCGAACCGGGTGGCAATTCATCGGGGGGATCCTCCAGAACCAGATCCGCATCTTCCCCGGCAATGGGATTGGTTGTAGCAACCATATCCTTTAGTTCCTTGCTCACCTTGAACACAGGCACAAGGCGCTCGGGAACCGGAACCGGGTCACCGGTTCTCGGATTCCTGGCCATCCGCGCCTTGCGAAGTTTCACCTTGAAGGTTCCAAAGCCCCTGATTTCCAAGTGTTTTCCGTCGGCCAGGGCATCGGAGATAGACTTCAGGAACTGGTCCACCGTTTCGGCCACATCCTTCTTGGTCAAGCCGGTCTTCTGGACAATTTCCTCGACGATTTGCGCCTTCGTCATGCGCCCTCTCCTTTCGGGCAGGGTTTAAACCCTTTACCGATAGCAGATTAGCGGAGATCTGCAAATGCTGTCAAGAACAGCTGGGGAAAGAAATGACCGGTAGCAGGTTTTTTTTTCACCCTGAGTGGCTGAATTCCAAGCCCTTCTTCCGACCAATCTCCGCTGCCGGAGTCAGGCCGTATATGTAAACCATTGAATAGCATTGGCTTACACATCGACTCGAGAGAAAGTGGACCGTGGCATCGAGATTGCTTTTCGAGAGCGGCTGCGGGGGGACGACCTGACCTGCTAATCGACACGACCTCCTGTTTCCTCGCAGCCATTTTGATTCCCGATCAAACGCCATATACGCGCGTGCATGCATTTGAAAAGGAGAACCTGATAATGCGTAATGCTCTGACTCTGATCGCCTTGCTTACCGTCCTCGCCTTTGCGTTGACCGGTTGCTCTGGCACCAATTCCAACCCGGTCGCCCCTCACACTGAGGAAGACCTGGTTCCTCCCGCTGCCCCGATGAACCTCTCCGTGGAAGCTCACGGCAGCAAGCTGGTTCTGATCTGGTCGAACAATGTTGAGTCCGACCTGAGCCACTACACCGTTTACCGCCTGTCGGCCAACGGTCAGTGGGAGTCCATGGGTTCCGCCCTGACATCCAGCTACTACGACCAGATCAGCGGTTCCGGTCTGCATCGCCTGCAGTATCGGATCAGTGCGAGTGACCTCTCCGGCAACGAGAGTGGCTACTCCTCAAGCTTCGAGCTTCTGATCGACTGTGATTCTGGCACTGACAGCAGGGATCTGCGCCCTTTCTAGGAACGCTCCCCTTGTGAAAAAGCCCCGTCATCGACGGGGTTTTTTTTTGCCCTCTCGTTTGCGATGGCAGTATTCGAGAACTTCCCGTCGATAAGCCTCCCGCAGCATCGCCGTCACGGGACCCATCCCCGGCTCACCGATCCTCTTCTCTTCCACGAAGGCAATGGGCAGAATCTCCAGAGTGCTGGCCGTGAGGAAGGCCTCGCTTGCCTCCCGGAGATCCCGGGGGAGGATGGTGCATTCCCGCAGATCCAGCCCCTCGCTTCTGGCAATCTCCAGTACATGGGAACGGGTAATTCCCAGAAGCAGTCCGCTTTCGGGTGAAGGCGTCAGCAGTTTTCCCCGCTCATCCACGAGAAAGAGGTTCGAAAGACTCCCCTCGGTCAACTCTCCCCGGTGATTGGGAAGAAGGATCTCGAAACTGTCCTCCCGCTTCATTTCGAACCGGGCCAGAAGGTTGTTGAGAAAGTTGCCGCTCTTGACCGCGGGATCCAGGGCGGCCGGCAGATTGCGAAAGCGGTCGGCGATTTCCACCTTCACGCCCGTCTCATAGTAGTCCTCTGCGGGCGCCTCATAATGCTCCACCCGAATGACGAGCAGAGGATCCTTCATTTCATGGGGGCGCGCCCGGACATCCCCGATTCCCCGAGTGACCGTAATCCTCATCCGGCCCTCGGAGATCCGGTTTGTCTCCAGAAGTTCCCGGACTCCCTCCTTCAGTTCCCCGTCCGACCAGGGAAGATCCAGATAAATCGACCGCCCAGACTCCCGCAGCCGCAGGAGGTGTTCATCGAGAAGAAAGGGGCAACCTCCATAGACCCGAAGGGTCTCATAGATCCCGTCTCCGAAAAGAAAGCCCCGGTCCGACACAGACACCTTCGCTTCCCCAACAGGAATGACGCGAAGATTCAGCAGCACATGGCTGGCCATCTCAGCTTTCATGGAAGATACCCTCCAAAAAAAAAAGCCCCCGCAAGCGGGGGCTCGGATTGAAACGCCGATCAGGCCTTGGTCACGTTTGTGGCCAGTGGGCCCTTGGGGCCCTGGCTGATCTCGAATTCGACTTCCTGTCCTTCGTTGAGAGTCCGGAAGCCTTCTCCTTCAATGTTGGAGAAGTGGACGAAGATATCATCCCCGGTCTCTTGCTCGATGAAACCATATCCCTTGGCCTCGTCGAACCACTTTACTTTACCGCGCAAAACTGCCCCCTTGATAAAACAAAAACGGAGCGGGAAGACGGACTTCCCCTTTCAAACCTAGCACAGTTTCCGGATTGAGGTCAAGAGGGGGCGTTAAGATCTTGCAGGATAGTAAGATAGCTCTTGTAGCGAGTGTTATTAACCTTGCCGTTCTCCACCGCTTCCCGCAAAGAGCAGCGGGGCTCGTGAGAATGACTGCAATCGGGAAAGTGGCAGCCGTAGCTATAGTCCCTGAATTCGGGGAAGTAGCCTGAGAGCTCCCGGGCCGGGATCTTCCAGAGAGAAAACTCCCGCATCCCCGGCGAGTCTGCAAGAAAACCCCCCGAATCAAGAGCGTGAATCTGCGTGTAGCTCGTGGTATGCCGCCCCTTGCCCGTGGATTCACTCACTTCTCCGGTGGCGATTTCCAGACCCGGCTGGATCCGATGCAGGAGGCTGCTTTTGCCGCTCCCGGAAGGTCCCAGAAAGATGCTGACCCGATCCTTCATTTCAGCGGCCAGGGAATCGAGACCCTCGCCACTGAGGGCGGAACCCAGAAGAACCGGATAGCCGGCAAGGCGGTAGGGTTCCACCAGTTTCTCGATCTCGTCACGGCCAAGCAGGTCACACTTGTTCAGACAGAGGAGGGAGTCGATCCTTCTTTGGGAGGAAGCCACCAGCAGGCGGTCCAGAAAACCGGCGTTGAAGTCCGGTTGCCGGGCACTCATGACCGCAATCACGCGGTCGATGTTGGCGATCAGGGTCTGTTCCCTGCGTCCCCTGCCCGCCGAAGCCCGAGAAAGGAAATTGTCGCGGGGAAGGACTTCCTCGATGACACCGTCCCGGGCCGGGTCATCGTCGGGACCGGTAAGGAGAATGTGTACCCGGTCCCCCACCACCACATTGCGCAGGCGGCCCTGCTCTTCCTTCTTGATCCTGCCCCGAAGACGGCAGGGAACCTCTCCCTCTTCCGTCAGCACCCGATAGCGGTCGCTTTCGGCGCGAATCACCTGCCCCTTTGAGAACCCTGTTGACATGCGCAGAAGATAGCAGGTTTTTTCCCCGTCGGGAAGCCTTCATGGCTTGTCCCCACCGCAGACTTTTGTTAGCCTGTAGGCATCATTAATCCCGCCCAAGGGAGAGACCATTGACACAGACCTCTTCTCGAAACGAAGGAAGCCTATCTCCCATGACTCGCGAAGAACTCCTGACTCTCTTCAAGCCTGAACTCTTTATTCCAAACCTGAATGCCACTTCAAGAGACGAAGCTCTCGAGGAAATGGTCGACCATGCAGTGCAGGCCGGGGTTATTCAGGATCGGGATGTCATTCTCGGCATGTTGAAAAACCGGGAAAGCCTGGGCAGCACTGGCCTTGGAAACGAAGTGGCATTCCCCCACGGGCGCTCCCTCGCGGTTCCCGGGCTGATGACACTGGTTGCAATTTCCCAGAAGGGTGTCGACTACGGAGCCATTGATGCGAAGGCCGTCCGCCTGTTTTTCATGTTCATCGCACCTCCCGTGGAGAAGGAAAACCGCTACCTTCCCGCACTTGGCAAGGTTGTCGAAATGGTCCGCAATGAGGACACTCGCATGAACATGATTCGCTCGGGCAACTTTGAAGAATTCCAGTCCATAATCGGGGGTGAATGATTGACCGATCTGAATGAACACCTGCTTCGCCTGGTGGCGCTTCAGGATCTCGATGACATGATCCGGGAAACTGAGGACAAGACCCACGCACAGAAACTGGCCGACATGGGCTTTGGTCTGGAGGGTCTGGACGACCTTCAGGGAGCCCGCAAGGAATTGTCGGAGAGCATCCGTCCCCAGCTTCTCAGCCGCTATGAAAGAACCAGCAAGAGACTCGGTCGGGCTGTGGTTCCGGTGACCGGAAACCTCTGCCTGGGCTGCTTTGCTGTGATTCCAACGGCTTTTACTTCGGCCGAGAACAGCGATAAAATCCTACATTGCGAGAATTGCGGGAGGATCCTGTACTGGCCCGGCGGAAAAATCGGCCGAGGGGCTTGACAGGCCTCTGCCCGATCCTCTAACATTCTACTTTCTCTCACCCTCCTGCGGGAGTTTTCGCTTCGGCGTAGCTCCTGCAGGTTTTTTTCTGCCCTGGATTTCGCCTTCCGGAAACAATCCCCTGACAGAACATTCATCCTTGCCAGAAGCTGGTCCCTGATCGGAACCGGACTTGCGATTATCATCCTGGACCTCTGGCTCATTGCCATAGCGCTCGTCTCATTGAGAAATATCCGGATGGAAAAAGAAAACCTTCACGCCTGATCCCGGCGGAAGCTCTCCCTGCCCTGGCGGAAGCAGGATAAAGCTGTTGGCCTCTCCAAGGCTGCTGAGAATGTGACTCCCGTGGGGAGGGCAGGGCCGGCTGAGAAACTGCCCGTCATCCCAGCGGGTATGCGCTCTTGCGAAGAAGCTCTTCTTGGGTTTTCCAGAAAGCGATTCCTCCAGCACTGCCAGAACTTCCGGGGGGCGAGTCTTCCGGTGACCACTCATCCTCTTCAGCGCAGGCAGAAGGTAGAACCAGGCCGCCAGAAAACTGGAAACCGGATTGCCGGGAAGACAGAACACAGGCTTGGCTTTCCATTGAAAGAAGGCCAGGGGCTTGGCGGGCTGCTGGGTGACCTTATGGAAAATCCAGCGCGCGCCGAGAGCCTGCAGGCTTTCTCCCACGAGATCATAACGCCCTGCCGAGATTCCCCCGATTGTGACCAGACAGTCATACTCGTCCAATGCAGAAGCCAGAAGGTCCGATAGCGCCCCCTTTCGATCCGGAGCAGGGCCGATCAGTTCCGGCTGAAAGCCCTCAGCCTCAAGCATTGCTTTCAGGGCCGGGCGATTGCTGTCCCGAATGCCCGAAGGGCCAGGGCTTTCCCGATAATCGGCAAGCTCGTTTCCTGTTGCCAGAAGTGCAACACGGGGAAGCCGAGCGCAGGGCAACTCTCTCACTCCCTGTGCGGCAAGGAGGGCGATTTCCGCCGGGCGCAGAAGCCTCCCATTCTCCATGAGGAGTTCTCCCTTTTGAACATCCTCTCCGGCGGGACGCAAATGACGGACTTCCCGGGGGAGTTCGGCATGGAAATGAACCACGCCGTCCCCCTCCTCGCAGTCCTCGACGGGAACCACGCCCTCACAGTCTGCGGGCGCCGGGGCGCCGGTGAGGATGCGAAGGCAGCTTCCCGGGGGCCAGGGAATTGCCGGGTCTCCCCCTGCCGCAATTTCCCCGGCGAGAGGAAGACTGCGGGGAGATTCTTTCGAAGCCCCTTTCAAATCTGCTTCGCGAAGTGCAAATCCGTCCATGGCGCTGTTGGCAAAGCGGGGCAGGTCTTCTGTGGCCGCAAGATCCTCCATGAGAATCCTGCCGCTGGCCTTGTCAAGAGGAAGAACTTCGCTTGAGGCGGGAGGAAGGTGCTGCTCGATCAGGTCGATCGCTTCCTCAACGCTCACAAACAGTCGCTCGGGACCGGTGCTCATTCTGTCTCCCTCTGCCAGTGCCCGGACCTGCCCCCGCTTTTTTCCAGCAGGAAGATCTCCCTGATCCGGATGCCCTTGTCCACGGCCTTGAGCATGTCATAGACCGTGAGCGCTGAAACGCTGACGGCACTCAGAGCCTCCATCTCCACGCCGGTCTTCCCCTCACAGGAGACCCGAGACTCGATCAGAATCTCCCTGCTTTCGACTTCGAGGTGAAGATCCACGGAAACATGATGGAGGGGGATCGGGTGGCAGAGGGGAATCAGTTCGCCACAACGCTTGGCCGCCTGGATCCCTGCGATTCGGGCTACTGCGAAGACATCTCCCTTCGGGTTCTCCCGAAGAGCCTCCATGGATTCCTGACCCAGTTGAACTCGAGCCCGGGCGCGCGCCATTCTCGCCGATAGCTTCTTGTCTCCCACGTCCACCATTCGGGCACGGCCCTCCGGATCCAGGTGCGAAAGCTCTGACATGTTTCTTGCTCTCCTTGTAGGGGAAATCGGTGGGGCTTCATCCTCGGGGATGAAAGCCTCTTGCTGCATTCTAGCGAGGAAGAAGAGGGAATCAACAGGAAGTCTGCACCCTTTTGGGATCTTGTTTCCCGGAGTCCCTATTCCTCCCGGAGAAAGTCATGGAAAAAACTGCCACTTTGCTGGAGATCCTGGAAAGTAATCTGCCTGTCGTTCAGGAGCGGATGGCTCTGGGTATTCGCTCCGCCGGGCAGGCCAATTTCCAGGACAAGAGCGATGAGGATCTGGACAAACT is from Candidatus Krumholzibacteriia bacterium and encodes:
- a CDS encoding molybdopterin molybdotransferase MoeA — encoded protein: MSTGPERLFVSVEEAIDLIEQHLPPASSEVLPLDKASGRILMEDLAATEDLPRFANSAMDGFALREADLKGASKESPRSLPLAGEIAAGGDPAIPWPPGSCLRILTGAPAPADCEGVVPVEDCEEGDGVVHFHAELPREVRHLRPAGEDVQKGELLMENGRLLRPAEIALLAAQGVRELPCARLPRVALLATGNELADYRESPGPSGIRDSNRPALKAMLEAEGFQPELIGPAPDRKGALSDLLASALDEYDCLVTIGGISAGRYDLVGESLQALGARWIFHKVTQQPAKPLAFFQWKAKPVFCLPGNPVSSFLAAWFYLLPALKRMSGHRKTRPPEVLAVLEESLSGKPKKSFFARAHTRWDDGQFLSRPCPPHGSHILSSLGEANSFILLPPGQGELPPGSGVKVFFFHPDISQ
- the moaC gene encoding cyclic pyranopterin monophosphate synthase MoaC, with amino-acid sequence MSELSHLDPEGRARMVDVGDKKLSARMARARARVQLGQESMEALRENPKGDVFAVARIAGIQAAKRCGELIPLCHPIPLHHVSVDLHLEVESREILIESRVSCEGKTGVEMEALSAVSVSALTVYDMLKAVDKGIRIREIFLLEKSGGRSGHWQRETE